A region of the Nocardia asteroides genome:
TCAACGCGATCGTCACCGACTCCGACGAGGGACCGCGGCTGGGCGCGTCGTTCGCCTTCCCGACCGGTCTGCTGACCCGGGAGCGGGTCCAGGAGTTCGCCGAGCTCTGGGTCGAGGCGCTCACCGCGCTGGCCACGCACTCGCGGCGGCCGGACGCGGGCGGCTTCACGCCGTCGGACATGCCGCTGGTGCGGGTGGGGCAGCAGGACATCGAGCAGTGGGAACGGGCCTACCCCGCCTTGACCGAGGTGTGGCCGCTCTCGCCGCTGCAGTCCGGTCTGCTGTTCCACGCGATGATGACCCAGTCCACCGTGGACGTGTACACCATGCAGGCCGTGGTGGACCTGGGCGGCGCGCTGGACGCGGCGCGGTTGCGGTCGGCGGCGCAAGGCATCGTCGACCGGTACCCGAACCTGCGCACCGCGTTCGTCACCGACTCCGACGGGCAGGCCGCGCAGGTGGTGCTGGGTCGGGTCGAGGCGCCGTGGAGCGAGGTGGATCTCACCGATCTGCCCGCCGAGGAGCGGATCGCGGAACTGCGCAGGCAGGTCGCGGCCGAGCAGGCGACGCACTTCGACATGGCGACCCCGCCGCTGATCCGGTTCACGTTGTTCCGCAGCGACGAGACGCAATGGCACCTGGCCATCACCACCCACCACATCCTGTTGGACGGTTGGTCGATGCCGCTGCTCATGCGGGATCTGCTGGTGCTGTACGCGGTGCGCGGCGACCAGACGGCGCTGCCGCGGGTGGCCTCCTACCGCAACTTCCTCGGCTGGCTGGCCGGGCGCGACCGGGACGCCTCGCTGCGCGCTTGGGCAGCGGCGCTGGAGGGCGTCGACGAGCCCACCCAGCTCGCGCCGCAGCCGCGGGCCACGGAGAACTACGAGATCGGCAAGGTCGTCACCGAGCTCGACGCCGACCGCACGCGCCGGATCAGCAAGCATGCCGCCGAGCTCGGCGTCACGGTGAACACGCTGGTGCAGGCGGCCTGGGGCATCCTGCTCGGTCGGCTCACCGGTCGCGGCGACGTGGTGTTCGGCGCGACGGTGTCCGGCCGCCCGGCCGAGCTGCCCGGCGTCGAGTCGATGGTTGGTCTGTTCATCAACACGCTGCCGGTGCGGCTGCGCATCGATGACCGCCAGACCATCGGCGAGCTGCTGGCGCGCCTCCAGGGCGATCAGGCCGGGCTGCTCGAGCACCACTATGTGGGGCTCACCGACATCCAGCGGGTGGCGGGCACCGGCTCGCTGTTCGACACACTGCTGGTGTTCGAGTCGTATCCGATGGACAAGGAAGCGATCTCGGCCGCCAGCTCGATCGACGGCATGTCGGTGACCGGCGTCGGCGTCAACGACGCCACGCACTACCCGATGACGCTGCTGGTGATCGCGGAATCCACGATCGAGCTGACCCTGAAGTACCTGGGCAGCCGGTTCACCGCCGAGGAGGTCGAGACCCTCGCCGAGCGGCTGGTGCGGGTGCTGGAGGCGCTGCTCGGCGATCCGGACGCCCACGTGGGTGACATCGACATCCTGGACGAGGACGAACGGGCCCGGTTGCTGGTCGAATCCGGTATCGCGGCAACAGGTTCCGCGCCGGAGCCGGTGGGCCGGGTCGGGGCGCGCACGGTGGCCAAGGTGCTCGCCGAGGTCGTGGAAGAGGATCCGGAAGCACCCGCCCTGCTGGCCGGGGACGACGAGGTCGCTTTCCACGCGCTGGATCGGCGCTCCTCGCAGCTGGCTCGGATGCTCATCGACCGCGGCGCGGGACCGGGCGACATCGTCGCGGTGACGCTGCCGCGTTCGGTGGACGCGGTGGTCGCGGCCTGGGCGGTGCAGAAGGCCGGCGCGGCGTGCCTGTTCGCGGGCGACCTCACGGCCGAGGACCTGACCGCCGCCGGCGCTGCTTACGCGATCACCGCCGAACCGGTCGCCGACAGCGACATCCGCTCGGTGGCGCTCGGGGACGCCCGGGTGAAGCAGGACATCGCCGCGGCGGCGTCGCATCCGGTGTCCTACGCGGACCGGGTCCGCCCGCTCGGCGAGGAACACCCCGCGTTCGTCGTCACCACGGCGGACGGGGTGGTCGCGATCACTCAGTCCGAGGCGCTCGCCGAAGCCGAACGGATCCGCGAGGAGAACGAGATCGACTTCGAGTCGACCACGTTCACCACCGCTGTGTCCGGCCGCGCGGCAGTCCTGGAGTTCCTGACCTCCGCAACGGCAGGCGCCCTCTCGGTCCTCCCGACCGGCGACCTGGAGACCGACCTGGCCGAGGGCGAGGTCACCCACTGGTTCGCGACGCCCGGCGAAGCGACCGACGCGGCGGGCGACGAGATCACGATCGTGATCGCGGAGCAGGGATAGCCGAGATCCGCCGGTGAAGTGCGTCGATTCGCACCTTCACCGGCGGGTTCGGATCGGTGGCTCGGTTAGACTCGAACAGAGTCGGCGGCGACTCGACGCCGTCGTTCGACGAGGTTGGAGGTGGTTTCGTGGCGATGCCAGTTCCGCACGCCGATGGTTGGACGGCTGCCGACCTCGATCACATGCCCGAAGATGGATTGCGCTACGAGGTCTTGAATGGTCAGCTCGTTGTGAATGCCGCACCGAAACCTCGCCATCAGTTGTTGGTCAGATGGCTGGGGCGTGCCCTCGACGCGGTGTTGCCAGCAGATCGCTTGGTGTTGGAAGGTGTCGGCGTGCTGATCGGCGATGACGAACCGATCCCCGATCTCATGGTGGTGACCGAGCCGATTGATCTGGACGCTAGGGGCGTTCCCGCTCACCGAGTCGAACTCGTTGTCGAGGTCGTGTCCAAATCCACGACGTTGCAAGACCGCATGGTAAAACCGGTGGTCTATGCGGAGGCCGGGATCCCGAACTACTGGCGATTCGAGCCCAATTCGTTCAAAGGGCAGTTGCCAGGGGAGTCTCTTCCTGTTCTGTTCGCCCACGAGCTCGGCGACGATCATGCTTACGAGCTGACCCACCGGGTGGCCGCGGGCAATGCGGTCACCCTGCGCAGTCCCTTCGAGTTCACGATCGACCCGGTGACGCTGCTGCCCTGACCTCGCTGTAGGGGATCCTGGGTCGTGGTGATGATCATCAGCCGAGTGCGTGGTCCGGTCTGGTTCGAACTGCGATGATGTCGCGCTATGAGCGCTCCCCACGAGCAGCGTGTGACAGCCGAGCAGTTCGCCGAAGGGGCGACTGCCGGGCTCGGTGACATCGATGGTCGAGGCCACGTCCGAGTCCACCATCGATGCCGATATCAATGACAAGCGAATTCACTACGCGACCGCGGTATTCCTCGGTACCTGATCGTCCGGCTCGATCAGAAGGAAGAACGAATCGAAGAGATCGAGGAATACCGTCTCGACTGGTCCGGTCGCCGCTATCGCGCCCACACGGTTCACAGACGTGTATTGCTGCTACTCGATGACCCGGTAGAGGCGACCATTCCCTTCGACGTACTGGAACAGCCTTGACGACCTCGCATGGCAGAGGGACGCGCGCTCGAAGCCCGCCGGACGTAGGACCAGCCGAGCCGGCGCCGGAGTTCCGGACCACAGCGGCTCGAGCTCGAGCCGCTCTGCGCAGTCCGTTCGGCTCCACGTCGACCCGGCGTTCCTGCCGCGCTCACAGCGGGACGGCGTGGTCCTCGGCGAAGACCTTGCGGCAGACCGGGGCGCAGAAGGCGTAGTCGGTGCCGTCGTGGGTGAGGGTGAAGCGGGCGGTGGACACCTCGACGGTCATGCCGCAGATCGGGTCGATGGCGTAACCCTCGGGGGCCTCGGCTCGGTCGCCGGAGGTCCGGTAGTCCTCGGTCATCAGCTTGGTGATCTCGGTGGCGGTGAGCGTGCGGCCGAAGGCGCCGAGGTTGTTCTCGCGTAGGCCGACGATCTGGACTACGCAGTGCGGATCGCGGGTCAGGCGTCCCGGCTCGGCCTCGGATTCGGCGATGGCTCGGGTGATCAGTGGGATCACGTGGCCGCCGAATTCGCTGTTGTTCGCCCACGACCCGGGGACGGTGAGCCGCGCCAGGTAGCGCGGGGCGTCCTCCAGGGCGGGTCCGCCGGTCGCCCACACCTCGGCGTCGCGCACCAGAACATGGGTCAATTCACGAGCCTTCGCCAGTACCGAATCCGGTGCGGCGGGCTCTGTGGTCAGGTCGCGCAGAATGCGATCGGCGAGAGCACATTTGCGGTCGGGTGTGAGTGCGTTGTCGGAGACGAAGAGTTCGACGGTCATCATGGGCGTGCTTCTTTCGCGGGGAGCAGGGTGGTCAGCGCGACCAAAAGGAATGCCACCAGCGCGCAGGCCGTGCGCGCGAAGTGGAAGGCCTCCCAACGGCTGAGGATTTCGGCGTAGTCGGCCGGCGGACCGCTGACCGCCCATACTTTGATCTCCTGGTTGATCGGGACGTTGCCGAGCCGGGTGATGAGGAACGCCGCGATCGCGAGCACGCCCGCGCTACCGGCGAGCAGGCGTGATCGGCCGGTGGAACGGGCGGCGAGCACCAGCGTGCTCAGGACGGTCAGGCCCATCAGCGACTGCATGACCAAGCCGTTGACGCTCATCAGCGCGGTGTGGAAGGTGAAGCGCACCTCCAGCGGAACTTTGCGGAAGGCGTAGAGGACGTTCACCGCTCCATAGCCGAACGCACCGGCGAGCAGTCCGCCGAACAGTAGTGCGAACATCCGGGCCAGGAGCGGTCTTTCGGCAATTCTCACGCGCGCTGCTCCGCCGGGACGAGGGCGAGCAACTCGTCGACCGACCACTGGTCGTAGACATGCGTGCCGTGCTTCGCGGCGAGGACGCGTCCGTCGGGGGAGATCAGGAAGTCGGCGGGCAACCCGAGACTGCCGCCCTCGGGCTTGACGGGCGGGGCGACCTGCCCGCGCCGCAGGATGGCCCGAGCGGCCTGGGCGACGCCGCGCAGAATGGCGGGCCAGCCGCGCGGGTCGAGCAGGGCGCGAGGCGAGGTCGAGACGCCGAATTCGCGGTAGAGCTCGCGGTACGGATCGGCGATCACGTCCAAGGGCAGTTCGGCGGTGTACTTGCGCAATTCTTCCGCGCTGGAGTGGAAGACGATCACCTCGCGAATGTTCGCCGCGGCGATCTCGTGCCTGCGGGTGACGATCGAGCGCAGGTGCAGGTTGCACACCGGGCAACCGGCGAATCGCCGGAACTGGAGATGGAGCAGGCGATCGGGATCCGGCACCTGGACCCGTGCACCGGAGATGGTGACCAGGGTTCGGCCGGAGACAGCGCTGGGCAGCGACATGGGGAACTCCTTCTAGGTAGGTGTACTTTGTACGCCTACAACCAGTATGCGCGTAGCTTGTACGCTGTCAATCCGTGCCCCGTCCCCGCTCGCTGAGCACTGCCGATCTCGCCGCGGCGGCCCTCGCCGTGCTCGACCGCGACGGGCTGTCCGCGCTGACCATGCGTGCGGTGGCCAAGGAACTGGGCGTGGCCACCATGGCCCTGTACCGCTACGTGCGCGATCGCGATGCGCTCGAGGTACTGGTGGCAGATCAGGTGTTCGCTTCCATCGACACGTCACTCCCGGCCGAAGGCGAGTGGAAGACGCGCGTGACCGCACTGCTCGAACACATCCGGGACGGGTTCGCGGCTCATCCGGCCGCCGTGCCGCTCGTGCTGCGGCATCGCCAGTCGTCGGTGGAATCGCTACGTGTGATGGAAGCCATGCTCGCGGTGCTGACCGAGGGTGGATTCACCGGCCGCGCGCGGGTCATCGCCCAGCGCACCTTGATCGCCTTCCTGATCG
Encoded here:
- a CDS encoding DUF1772 domain-containing protein — translated: MFALLFGGLLAGAFGYGAVNVLYAFRKVPLEVRFTFHTALMSVNGLVMQSLMGLTVLSTLVLAARSTGRSRLLAGSAGVLAIAAFLITRLGNVPINQEIKVWAVSGPPADYAEILSRWEAFHFARTACALVAFLLVALTTLLPAKEARP
- a CDS encoding TetR/AcrR family transcriptional regulator C-terminal domain-containing protein, with the protein product MPRPRSLSTADLAAAALAVLDRDGLSALTMRAVAKELGVATMALYRYVRDRDALEVLVADQVFASIDTSLPAEGEWKTRVTALLEHIRDGFAAHPAAVPLVLRHRQSSVESLRVMEAMLAVLTEGGFTGRARVIAQRTLIAFLIGYLQNQHYAPLPGRGTIVMSELPAQDYPHLTQTAGQAKNMSADDEFRGGIEIVLRGLRP
- a CDS encoding AhpC/TSA family protein, with the translated sequence MSLPSAVSGRTLVTISGARVQVPDPDRLLHLQFRRFAGCPVCNLHLRSIVTRRHEIAAANIREVIVFHSSAEELRKYTAELPLDVIADPYRELYREFGVSTSPRALLDPRGWPAILRGVAQAARAILRRGQVAPPVKPEGGSLGLPADFLISPDGRVLAAKHGTHVYDQWSVDELLALVPAEQRA
- a CDS encoding ATPase — translated: MMTVELFVSDNALTPDRKCALADRILRDLTTEPAAPDSVLAKARELTHVLVRDAEVWATGGPALEDAPRYLARLTVPGSWANNSEFGGHVIPLITRAIAESEAEPGRLTRDPHCVVQIVGLRENNLGAFGRTLTATEITKLMTEDYRTSGDRAEAPEGYAIDPICGMTVEVSTARFTLTHDGTDYAFCAPVCRKVFAEDHAVPL
- a CDS encoding Uma2 family endonuclease, with the translated sequence MPVPHADGWTAADLDHMPEDGLRYEVLNGQLVVNAAPKPRHQLLVRWLGRALDAVLPADRLVLEGVGVLIGDDEPIPDLMVVTEPIDLDARGVPAHRVELVVEVVSKSTTLQDRMVKPVVYAEAGIPNYWRFEPNSFKGQLPGESLPVLFAHELGDDHAYELTHRVAAGNAVTLRSPFEFTIDPVTLLP